Within the Pseudomonas orientalis genome, the region CCGATGCTCTCGCCGACGAACACAATCCCCAGCAACACCGCCACCGCCGGGTTCACATAGGCATAGCTGGTCGCCGCCGCCGGGCGCACGTGCTTGAGCAGGTACATGTAGGCGTTGAAGGCGATGATCGAACCAAACACCGTCAAGTAGGCCAGGGCCAGCCAGCCTTCCAACGGCGGCATGGCCTGCAGGTGCTCGCCGGACAGTGTGCTGACGATCAGCAGCGCCACGCCGGCCACCAGCATTTCCGCGGCACTGGCCATGGCGCCCTGGGGCAGCGGCAAGTGGCGACTCCACACCGAGCCGAAGGCCCAGGAAGCCGCCGCCATCAACAGCAACACCGCCCCCAGTGGGCTCGATTGCAGGGTGCTGCCCATGTTGAGCATCGCAATACCGATGATCCCCAGAATCACCCCGGCCCATTCCAGCCGCGTATTACGCGCGCCCCAGAAAAAACCACACAGCAGGGTGAACAACGGCACGGTCGCCACCGCCAATGCGGCTACACCGGACGACACGCCCATATGTTCCGCCACGCTGACGCCGCCATTGCCGACGGTGAGCAACAAGATGCCGATCATCCCGGCCGCCTTCCACTGCGGCCACGTCGGCGCAGGCACCCCGCGCCACCGCAGGTAGCCGTACATCAACGCGCCCGCGGTGCAAAACCGAATCCCCGCCAGCAGCAGCGGTGGCCAATACTCCACGCCGATGCGAATCACCAGGTAAGTGGAACCCCAGATCACATACAACGCAAAAAAGGCGGCGATCAACGGTAAGGGAAAACGACGTGGGCCAGGCATGAGGCGGCTCTATGGCAGGAGTTGGGAGGCTTATTCTAGAAACGAAGGCGCATAAACATAAGTTACAAAACCTGTTTAAAGCGCCCATACACTTTTCAAAGCATGGTTATGAAGGCTATAACCCGTGCTTTCGAAAGCCACGCGCAACCGGAGCCTTATCATGGACAAATACGACCGCATGCTCCTCAGTGCCCTGCTCAAAGACGGCCGCGCTTCCTACGCCCAACTGGCCCGCACGGTGAACCTCTCCGCCCCCGCCGTGGCCGAGCGCGTGGCCAAGCTGGAGGCCAGCGGGGTGATTACCGGTTACCAGGCCAAGGTCGACTTGTCCAAAGTCGGCCTGCCGATTCAATGCGTGATTGAATTGCGGCTGACCAATCACGGCAGCCAGAAAGTCTACGACGCCCTGGCGCAAATTCCCGAACTGACCGAATGCCACCGGGTCACCGGTGATCCGTGCGTGATCATGCAAGCAGCAGTGGGCACCATGCCGGAGCTGGAAGACCTGATTAATCGGGTGGCGAAGTTCGGGTTCAGCAAGACGTCGATTATTTTGTCCAGCGCTATAGAGCGGCGGGTGCCGTTGGGGCAGTTGGAAGCCAATGGGAAAAGTGGTGGCTGACCCGCCGCCATCGGGGGCAAGCCCCCTCCCACACTTTGATTTGTGAACCCAGTCAAAATGTGGGAGGGGGCTTGCCCCCGATGGCGTCATTAGCTTCATCGCAAGACCAATCTCTTTCATTTGCGGGACGTTTCCGAGAGAATCCCACGGCCTTGTTTCCGTCGGATTCGGTGGCTAGTCTCGCCCTGTCATCGAATGTTCGGTGACCGGACGTGCAAGTCCGACGGCAAGCAAGATCATAAATAAACCTACAGCCGATATGCCTGTTATGGCGGCTGTGCGTGGGAGGCCTTCGGGCCTGCTGGGTTTGGATCCTTGCCCCGGTCTTGCACACCTACGCACAGTTGCCACCCTAATTCGCGTGCAAGCGAACGGTGTCGACTTCTTCCAGCAAGGAGTTTCACCATGGTCAAAGTCACCCCCGACCCACCCAAGTCCAAACCCGACTTCCTCAGCGAAGACGCTCTGCTCCACCGTCGTGCCATCGATTACTACCTCAAGGCATCCGCCCCGGATGCGCCCATTTTTATCCTGAATGACAACCTGAGCTTCGAAGACGCCCTGGCCCATGCGGCGGATTTGCTGCATTGCGCGGTGGAGACCGCGCATGCGTCGGGTGAAGTCATGAAGGCGCCGCAGCGGGCGGTGATGCATTTGGTGGAGATGGCGAAGGGGGTGGTGGATCAGGCGTTGGAGTGTGCGCAACCTCGATAGGCGACGCATCACCCAATGTGGGAGGGGGCTTGCCCCCGATTGCGGTGTACCAGCCAGCTTATCTGTAGCTGACCCACCGCTATCGGGGGCAAGCCCCCTCCCACATTTGGAAATTCAGTGGTCTTGAAACCGCGCCCAGGCTCAGAACCCGCGATGTTTCTTCAGGTGCTCATTGATCTTCGCGGCAGGCACTTTCTGCAAGGTGCAAAGCAAATCGTGGGACAGTTCGCGCAGGCCGTGGGTCTGGCGCAGTTCCCGCGCCAGGTGCGCCGTCAGGTTGGCGGCCATCTCAGCATCCGCCAGCGCCCGGTGGGCCTGGCCGGTGTGGGGCAGTTGCGCGTAGCTGTTGAGGGTGCCGAGCTTGTGATTGGGCGCCGCCGGCATGAGGCGGCGGGCCAGCAGCAGGGAGCAGGCGAATTTCTGCAGGCGGGTGCGGCGGATCAGGCCCAGTTCAAAGTCCCAGAACTTCTGGTCGAACGCGGCGTTGTGCGCCATCAGCGGCGTAGTGCCGACGAACTCATTGACCTCGTTCATCACCCGCTCGGCCGGTGGCGCGTTGCGCAGCATGGCGTTGCTGATGCCGGTGAGTTGTTCGATGAAACCGGGCACGCGCACGCCGGCATTCATCAGGCTCTGGTAGCGGTCGACAATGTGCCCGCGCTCAAGGATGACCACACCAATTTCCGTGGCCCGGCAGTGGCTGCTTGGGGTGATGCCGGTGGTTTCAAAGTCGATGACCGCTATACGTTCCAAACCTGCTCCAACTCCGTTCAACAATGTATTGAGCCGCCGCGCTTATTTGAGCAGCAACGCGCCTTCGATCGGTACGTAGCGGCTGGCGGCGCGTATCAGCGAGTTGGCCGTCAGCCCGGGCACGCCGTAGGCCACCGCTTGCACGCCATGCTTGTGAATGATGCGCTCGAGCAGCATGTCGAAATCCCCGTCGCCGGAAGCCAGCACCACTTCGTCGACATGGTCGGCGGCGTCCATGATGTCGAGGGTGATGCCCACGTCCCAGTCGCCCTTGGCCGAACCGTCGCTGCGCTGGATGTAAGGCTTGAGTTTTACCGTAAAGCCCAAGTTGCGCAGGATCTGCTGGAACTGCTGCTGTTTGCTGTCGCCACGGTCGATGGCGTAGGCGTACGCCTCGACGATCTGCCCATGGGCGCTGATATCAGCCCACAGCGCCGCGTAGTTGAAGTGGCAGCCGTAGGCCTGGCGAACGGTGTAATAGAGGTTTTGCACATCGGCGAACACTGCAATTTTCTTCACCGCACTTCCTCACTGACCGTCAGGCGCCAGCGCCCGGAAAGGTTGCCAGTATGCCAGCCATGGGGAGGTTTCCGGGAAAAATCAGACCGGGGCGCCTTGGCGCCCCGGCCCTGGTGAGTCAGACGAAGGAATCGTCGTCGCCAAAGGCGGAGGAATCGTCGACATAATCGCTGTCGGCGACGCTGTCCGCGTTGTTGCTGCCCCAGCTGTCATTCCCGGCGAACTTCTGGTCATCGTTGCCCCAGCCACCTTGATCACTGGCCGGCGCCGGTTGTTCGATGATCTCTTCCACCACCTGCGGCTGCTGGTTGTGATGAAACAGGCTGCTGATGCCCTCGGCGAGCAATACACCACCGGCCACGCCGGCCGCGGTCTTCATGGCCCCACCGAGGAATCCGCTGCCGGCTGGTGCGACGGCGGCCGGTTGTGGCGGCTGTTGATAATTCTGCTGCGGCGCCGGCGCGTTGAACGATGGCCGCGCCGGTTCACGCCAGCCGCCGCCCGAATTACCCGGCGCAGGCTGCGCCTCGCGCGAACCGCCGCCAAAGATGCTCGACAGGAAGCCACCACCACCGCCGCTGGCCGGGGCCGGTTGCGCGGATTTGGCGCGCTGCAATTCTTCCTGCAATTGCTGGATCTGCTGGGCCTGCTGCTTGTTCTGCGCATCCAGGCTTTGCAGCGCGTGTTCCTGCACCAGGAGCGACTGGGTCATGTAGTAGCCGGCGGCCGGTTGGCGAGTCATGTGTTCCTTGATCCGCGCTTCGGCCTGGGCGTCGCGGGGGGCTGAGTCCGTCTCGGCTTGCTGCAACCGTGAAAACAGTCCATCGATCAGGGTTTGTTCTTCGCTGTTCATGGCGACCTCGTTAGATTGCCGGTAAAAATCAGGGTCCCGCCTGACATCAGGCAAGGTACGTCCTAGTTATGGGGCTGTTACCAATTGTTTCAATGGTCTTTACTCAAGGTTTACGTTTGCTTGCCCAGGCCGGCTATCGGTTAAAGTGTGTCCCTGCTTTTCGGCCTGTGATGACTCTGATGAATCCGTTAGACGTGCTGCGCGACTCCTTGCGCTTTACCCTGCGCAACCTGGGCGCCATCGTCCAGCTGTGCCTGCCGCTGGTGATCCTCGAAGCCCTGTTGCAACAGGTGCTCGACCACATGCTGGGCCCGGAGGCCTTTAGCGGTTACAGCGTGGTGGTGGGGTTACTGGTGTATCCGTTGTACACCGGCGCTCTGATCCTGTTCCTCGACGCCCGCACCCGCGGTGAATCGCCACGTACCCGGGATGTGTGGGCCCTGGCCCTGGCCATGTGGCCGCGCTTCGCCCTGTTGACCGCGATGAGCACACTGCTGATTCTGCTCGGGCTGTCGCTGTACTTCCTGCCGGGCCTGTGGCTGATGGTGGTGCTGGCGTTTGCCGAGTACTTGCTGGTATTGCGCGGCATGTCGGCGCTCGAAGCGATGAAGGAAAGCCTGCGCCTGACCCGTGGGCATTTCTGGCGCATCCTGGTGTGCCTGCTGTGCGTAATGACGCCGCTGTGGCTGCTCAAGGGCGCCAGCGTGGCGGCGTATCCCGAACCCGCGCCGCTGCTGGGGCTGCTGATGGACAGCGCCCACAGTTTCCTGCAACTGTTTACCAGTGTGGTGCTGTTCCGTTTATTCATGTTGATCGGTGGCGACGCCGACGCGCGGTGATATGCTCCCTGCCACTTCTGGAACGCACATAAGCCGAGCCGATGACCCGTTTATTGCGCATCACCCTGTTGAGCCTGCTTCTGATTGCAGGCCTGTTGGCGGCACTGATCTACAGCCTGACCTGGCGCCCGGCCGACAAGGAGACCCTGCCGGTCAGTTGCGTGGCGCCGCGTGCGCCGACCCTGCTGCCGGGGCAGGCGCTCAAGGTGATGACCTGGAACGTGCAGTACCTGGCCGGTAAGAACTACGTGTTCTGGTACGACACCCCCGACGGCAGCGGCCCGGACGAACGGCCCACGGTTGAGGACATGGCCTTCAGCCTTGACGAAGTGGCGCGGGTGATCCGCGACGAACAGCCCGACATCCTGCTGTTGCAGGAAATCGACGAAGGCGCCAAGCCCTCCCACTACCAGGATCAACTCGCGCTGTTGCAGGAGCGGCTGGTCGACCTCTACCCGTGCAGCACCCAGGCATTCGACTGGAAAGCCGACTTTGTGCCCAGCCTGCCCATCTTCGGCAGCGTCGGGCGCAAGCTGGCCACCCTCAGCCGCTACCAGATCGAACACGCCGAGCGCCTGCAATTGCCCACGGCGGATGCCAATTTCATCAGCCGCCAGTTCCAGCCCAAGCCCGCTTTGTTGCTGACGTACCTGCCCCTGAGCGACGGTGGGCAACTGGCGGTGCTCAACACGCGCCTGGACGGCGGCATGCCTGGGCGCAGTGCGGTGCAGGAACAAGTGGAGGCCACCGTGAAGTTACTGGATAAACTCGAAGGCCGTGGCACGCCCTGGTTGATCGGCGGGGATTTCAATCTGCTGCCGCTGGGCCAATTCCTGCGCCTGGATGCGCAAAAACGCGGCCAGTATTCGCCGGACAGTGAGTTGCACCTGTTGTGGGACAAATACCCGATGATCCCGAGCAACAGTGAATCCAGCGGCATCGACCGCAAGCAATGGCTGACGCACTTCCCCAATGACCCAAGCCTTGAGGGGCCGGATCGGACGCTGGACTACCTGTTCTACAGCGCGCGGATCAAGCGGGTCGAGGCCAAGGTCAGGCAGGAAGATACTTTGCGCATATCCAACCATTTACCGGTCATCGCCCGCTTCCTGCTGCCCGCCGCGCAATAAAATGTGGGGCTTGCTCCCGATGGCAGTGTGTCAGTCAGTACAGCTGTTACTGATACACCGCTATCGGGGGCAAGCCCCCTCCCACAGGGGATTTCCATTGTGGCTACTTTCGGGGTTTGATCCTGGCGGTCGCATCCGGCCAGTAATGCTTGGCTGCCCGCGCGCAATAAAATGTGGGAGGGGGCTTGCCCCCGATAGCAGTGTGTCAGTCAGTACAGCTGTTACTGAAACACCGCTATCGGGGGCAAGCCCCCTCCCACAGGGGATTTCCATTGTGGCTACTTTCGGGGTTTGATCCTGGCGGTCGCATCCGGCCAGTAATGCTTGGCTGCCCACCGCGTAATAAAATGTGGGAGGGGGCTTGCCCCCGATGGCAGTGTGTCAGCCGGTACAGCTGTTACTGATACACCGCTATCGGGGGCAAGCCCCCTCCCACAGGGGATGTCCATTGTGGCTACTTTCGGGGTTTGATCCTGGCGGTCGCATCCGGCCAGTAATGCTTGGCTGCCCGCGCGCAATAAAATGTGGGAGGGGGCTTGCCCCCGATGGCAGTGTGTCAGTCAGTACAGCTGTTACTGGTACACCGCTATCGGGGGCAAGCCCCCTCCCACAGGGGATGTCCATTGTGGCTACTTTCGGGGTTTGATCCTGGCGGTCGCATCCGGCCAGTAATGCTTGGCTGCCCGCGCGCAATAAAATGTGGGAGGGGGCTTGCCCCCGATGGCAGTGTGTCAGCCGGTACAGCTGTTACTGGTACACCGCTATCGGGGGCAAGCCCCCTCCCACAGGGGATTTCCATTGTGGCTACTTTCGGGGTTTGATCCTGGCGGTCGCTTCGGCCACCAGGGGGTCATCCGGCCAGTAATGCTTGGGGTAACGTCCCTTCAAATCCTTCTTCACCTCGGCATAGGTACTGCGCCAGAAGTTGGCCAGGTCCTGCGTGACCTGCACCGGCCGCCGCGCCGGCGACAGCAGGTGCAGCTTGACCACTTGGCGCCCGCCGGCAATGCGTGGTGTATCCGCCAGCCCGAACAGCTCCTGCAGGCGCACCGCCAGGATCGGCGGCTGTTCGCTGTAGTCAAGGCGCACCGACGAGCCCGACGGCACTTTCACATGCTGGGGCGCCAGTTCTTCCAGGCGTTGGGGCAGCGGCCAGGGCAGCAGGTTGTGCAGGTAGCTGGAAATATCCAGGTTGGCGAAATGGCTCAGGCGCGAGACTTTGCCCAGGTAGGGCATCAGCCAGTGCTCCAGGCCGGCCAGCAAAGCGCTGTCGCTGACGTCGGGCCATTCGCTGGTGTTGCCGGCATCCAGCTGGCGCAGCAGCAGCACGCGCGCCTGCCATTGGCGCAGTTCCGGGGTCCAGGGCAACAGCTCCAGGCCTTTGCGTCGCACTAGGTTGACCAGCGCCTGACTGCGCGCGGCCTCGTCAAGTCCGGTCAGCGGTTCACGGCTGAGCACCAGCTCACCGACCTTGCGCTGGCGTTCGGCACGCAATACGCCTTCGCGCTCGTCCCAGTCGAGTTGGTCGACATTGCGCACTTGTTCGGCCAGCACCGTGTCGAACAGCGCCGGGTCGAAATCCGCCGCCAGGTAGATGCGTTCTTCGCGCTGGCCCTGACGGCTGCCCAGGTCGGCGATCACCAGCCAGGCTTGTTTCATCAAACTGTCGGCTTCGGCAAACAATGCGGCGCGCCCATTGGCCAGCCGGTATTCGGCGCCACCAGGGCGA harbors:
- the yedA gene encoding drug/metabolite exporter YedA; the protein is MPGPRRFPLPLIAAFFALYVIWGSTYLVIRIGVEYWPPLLLAGIRFCTAGALMYGYLRWRGVPAPTWPQWKAAGMIGILLLTVGNGGVSVAEHMGVSSGVAALAVATVPLFTLLCGFFWGARNTRLEWAGVILGIIGIAMLNMGSTLQSSPLGAVLLLMAAASWAFGSVWSRHLPLPQGAMASAAEMLVAGVALLIVSTLSGEHLQAMPPLEGWLALAYLTVFGSIIAFNAYMYLLKHVRPAAATSYAYVNPAVAVLLGIVFVGESIGVEEALAMLVIISAVLLISLPQWRKPKPEIR
- a CDS encoding Lrp/AsnC family transcriptional regulator, with protein sequence MDKYDRMLLSALLKDGRASYAQLARTVNLSAPAVAERVAKLEASGVITGYQAKVDLSKVGLPIQCVIELRLTNHGSQKVYDALAQIPELTECHRVTGDPCVIMQAAVGTMPELEDLINRVAKFGFSKTSIILSSAIERRVPLGQLEANGKSGG
- a CDS encoding DUF6124 family protein, with the protein product MVKVTPDPPKSKPDFLSEDALLHRRAIDYYLKASAPDAPIFILNDNLSFEDALAHAADLLHCAVETAHASGEVMKAPQRAVMHLVEMAKGVVDQALECAQPR
- a CDS encoding 3'-5' exonuclease, translating into MERIAVIDFETTGITPSSHCRATEIGVVILERGHIVDRYQSLMNAGVRVPGFIEQLTGISNAMLRNAPPAERVMNEVNEFVGTTPLMAHNAAFDQKFWDFELGLIRRTRLQKFACSLLLARRLMPAAPNHKLGTLNSYAQLPHTGQAHRALADAEMAANLTAHLARELRQTHGLRELSHDLLCTLQKVPAAKINEHLKKHRGF
- a CDS encoding NYN domain-containing protein, which encodes MKKIAVFADVQNLYYTVRQAYGCHFNYAALWADISAHGQIVEAYAYAIDRGDSKQQQFQQILRNLGFTVKLKPYIQRSDGSAKGDWDVGITLDIMDAADHVDEVVLASGDGDFDMLLERIIHKHGVQAVAYGVPGLTANSLIRAASRYVPIEGALLLK
- a CDS encoding DUF2076 domain-containing protein; the protein is MNSEEQTLIDGLFSRLQQAETDSAPRDAQAEARIKEHMTRQPAAGYYMTQSLLVQEHALQSLDAQNKQQAQQIQQLQEELQRAKSAQPAPASGGGGGFLSSIFGGGSREAQPAPGNSGGGWREPARPSFNAPAPQQNYQQPPQPAAVAPAGSGFLGGAMKTAAGVAGGVLLAEGISSLFHHNQQPQVVEEIIEQPAPASDQGGWGNDDQKFAGNDSWGSNNADSVADSDYVDDSSAFGDDDSFV
- a CDS encoding YciC family protein, encoding MNPLDVLRDSLRFTLRNLGAIVQLCLPLVILEALLQQVLDHMLGPEAFSGYSVVVGLLVYPLYTGALILFLDARTRGESPRTRDVWALALAMWPRFALLTAMSTLLILLGLSLYFLPGLWLMVVLAFAEYLLVLRGMSALEAMKESLRLTRGHFWRILVCLLCVMTPLWLLKGASVAAYPEPAPLLGLLMDSAHSFLQLFTSVVLFRLFMLIGGDADAR
- a CDS encoding endonuclease/exonuclease/phosphatase family protein gives rise to the protein MTRLLRITLLSLLLIAGLLAALIYSLTWRPADKETLPVSCVAPRAPTLLPGQALKVMTWNVQYLAGKNYVFWYDTPDGSGPDERPTVEDMAFSLDEVARVIRDEQPDILLLQEIDEGAKPSHYQDQLALLQERLVDLYPCSTQAFDWKADFVPSLPIFGSVGRKLATLSRYQIEHAERLQLPTADANFISRQFQPKPALLLTYLPLSDGGQLAVLNTRLDGGMPGRSAVQEQVEATVKLLDKLEGRGTPWLIGGDFNLLPLGQFLRLDAQKRGQYSPDSELHLLWDKYPMIPSNSESSGIDRKQWLTHFPNDPSLEGPDRTLDYLFYSARIKRVEAKVRQEDTLRISNHLPVIARFLLPAAQ